The Lentzea guizhouensis genome contains a region encoding:
- a CDS encoding thioesterase domain-containing protein codes for MRDNAGASAYRLLPGFREHFDLIAKHVSVAHDVDLGPLVAAAPPPAEWFRSTVHQQVGLFALGWALGEQLRDWNVRPSVLFGNSIGEYVAATLAGVWAPTDAASLVHTRASAMAASAPGRMIAVSAPAAEVLDRIGSGHGVTLAIDGPGQVVLSGPAAAVEALLAGTALTGLDVRVLPSSTRSTRPPCARRRIAARRGRRHAAARPKVRLIANETGTWAGEDLGPGYWAGQLLAPVRLTGGAATVLAEDLTVFLELGPGTSMLGTLRKHPDWSAGPTTIALLGKSGGDSTDDDRHRPGGPGEKALLSAVGALWALGADEALTGLVAADEPEPPVLCSLPPHPFADTSPDDETPAHRPVTAGPVTRSAAATGRALLAELWCATLGVSSVDEEDDFFELGGESLMVVSLLGRVRDRTGQAVSPVEFAAGPTFGTLVRLAGPAAGSAVEQRLAAGIVPLHDDPAPEGRPVFLVADAFGTVLPYRELAPLLDRPVYGVAPAAGDPAPGPRGRIERLAAEHVAAIRSVDPDGPYTLGGWSFGAVVAHEVARQLEAAGAVVDHLIGLDGFPPAANRPIGADPGYLAGSLRVLGTVVLGSGPQGSRVRDRVLRTRFTANVTALLRYRPRPVRCAATVFLVDTGDPALGRIRHKLAGSYSGEVSAHRAVGDHWSMLTAPHVSGLAATLRARLTDR; via the coding sequence CTGCGCGACAACGCCGGTGCGAGCGCGTACCGGCTGCTCCCCGGTTTCCGCGAGCACTTCGACCTGATCGCCAAGCACGTGTCGGTGGCGCACGACGTCGACCTCGGTCCGCTCGTGGCCGCCGCACCGCCGCCCGCCGAGTGGTTCCGGTCCACCGTGCACCAGCAGGTCGGGCTGTTCGCGCTCGGCTGGGCGCTCGGCGAGCAGCTGCGGGACTGGAACGTCCGGCCCTCGGTCCTGTTCGGCAACAGCATCGGCGAGTACGTGGCGGCCACCCTCGCCGGGGTGTGGGCACCGACGGACGCGGCGAGCCTGGTGCACACGCGGGCGTCCGCCATGGCCGCGTCGGCGCCGGGACGGATGATCGCGGTGTCCGCCCCGGCCGCGGAAGTGCTCGACCGGATCGGCTCCGGCCACGGCGTGACCCTCGCCATCGACGGACCGGGGCAGGTCGTGCTGTCCGGTCCGGCGGCGGCCGTCGAGGCGCTGCTGGCCGGGACCGCGCTCACCGGTCTCGACGTCCGCGTGCTGCCGTCCAGCACGCGTTCCACTCGCCCGCCATGCGCGAGGCGCCGAATCGCTGCGCGCCGCGGTCGCCGGCACGCGGCCGCCCGGCCGAAGGTCCGGCTGATCGCCAACGAGACCGGTACCTGGGCGGGCGAGGACCTCGGCCCCGGCTACTGGGCGGGCCAGCTGCTCGCCCCGGTGCGCCTGACCGGTGGCGCGGCGACCGTGCTCGCCGAGGACCTGACCGTGTTCCTCGAGCTGGGACCCGGCACGTCGATGCTCGGCACCTTGCGCAAGCACCCGGACTGGTCAGCGGGACCCACGACGATCGCACTGCTCGGCAAGTCCGGCGGTGACAGCACGGACGACGACCGCCACCGGCCCGGTGGACCGGGCGAGAAGGCGCTGCTGTCCGCCGTCGGCGCGCTCTGGGCGCTCGGCGCCGACGAGGCGCTGACCGGTCTGGTGGCCGCCGACGAGCCGGAGCCACCGGTCCTGTGCTCGCTGCCGCCGCACCCGTTCGCCGATACCAGTCCCGACGACGAAACGCCCGCGCACCGGCCCGTCACAGCGGGTCCGGTCACGCGAAGCGCCGCCGCCACCGGCCGGGCACTCCTGGCCGAGCTGTGGTGCGCCACCCTCGGTGTGTCCTCTGTGGACGAGGAGGACGACTTCTTCGAGCTCGGCGGCGAGTCGCTCATGGTGGTGTCGCTGCTCGGCCGCGTCCGCGACCGGACCGGGCAGGCCGTCTCCCCCGTCGAGTTCGCCGCCGGACCCACGTTCGGCACGCTGGTGCGCCTCGCCGGTCCCGCGGCCGGCAGCGCGGTGGAACAGCGGCTGGCGGCGGGAATCGTGCCGCTGCACGACGATCCCGCGCCGGAGGGCAGGCCGGTCTTCCTGGTGGCGGACGCGTTCGGCACCGTGCTCCCCTACCGCGAGCTCGCCCCACTCCTCGACCGGCCCGTGTACGGCGTGGCCCCGGCGGCGGGCGATCCCGCACCCGGCCCGCGGGGACGGATCGAGCGGCTGGCCGCCGAGCACGTCGCCGCCATCCGGTCCGTCGACCCGGACGGGCCGTACACCCTCGGCGGCTGGTCGTTCGGCGCCGTCGTCGCCCACGAGGTGGCGCGGCAACTCGAGGCGGCGGGCGCCGTCGTCGACCACCTGATCGGGCTAGACGGCTTCCCGCCCGCGGCGAACCGCCCGATCGGCGCGGACCCCGGCTACCTGGCCGGCAGCCTGCGCGTGCTCGGCACCGTCGTGCTCGGCAGCGGTCCGCAGGGCTCGCGGGTGCGCGACCGGGTGCTGAGGACCCGGTTCACCGCCAACGTCACGGCGCTGCTGCGCTACCGCCCGCGCCCGGTCCGCTGTGCCGCCACCGTGTTCCTCGTGGACACCGGCGACCCGGCGCTGGGCCGGATCCGCCACAAGCTCGCCGGGAGCTACTCCGGTGAGGTCAGCGCCCACCGCGCGGTGGGCGACCACTGGTCGATGCTGACCGCCCCGCACGTGTCAGGCCTCGCGGCCACGCTGCGTGCACGTCTGACCGATCGATGA
- a CDS encoding beta-ketoacyl synthase N-terminal-like domain-containing protein, producing the protein MNGENTVAIIGMAARYPGAGDVRALWANLVAGSDSIRHYTPAELSGGAAREQAVLPGFVAARGVLTGSANFDWTYFGYSRTEAASIDPQQRIFLECASAAIDDAGIDPTRFPGWIGVYAGADVVDARVHSGQGELATVIGREKDFLATRVAYKLGLRGPAVTVQTACSTSLTATHMAARALAGYECDVALAGGVAVIPRDEWGYLYEEGGILSPDGRCRPFDEHSGGTVPSEGVGVVVLKRLSDALRDGDRIVALIRGSAINNDGSDKMGYTAPSLSGQSEVIRYAHHVGGTDPADVDYVEAHGTATRIGDPIEVAALTDAFGAASGAAGWCGLGAIKSNIGHTGAAAGVAGLIKTALSLHHRRFVPTAHFTRPNPMLDLENTPFRVCTEVEPWPDRGTPLAAVSSFGVGGTNAHAVLEAAPRRAERSRSGYRVFPVSAATPSALRRTGHDLAERVTEPGTDVAAAAWTLAKRRQHRTGTRSSRARTTRRAGRCTPSATRPATAHPPGPALSPSSSRGRARCATTPVRARTGCSPVSASTST; encoded by the coding sequence ATGAACGGCGAGAACACCGTCGCGATCATCGGCATGGCGGCCCGCTACCCCGGTGCCGGCGACGTCCGCGCGCTCTGGGCCAACCTGGTGGCCGGGTCGGACAGCATCCGGCACTACACGCCCGCGGAACTGTCCGGCGGCGCCGCCCGCGAACAGGCGGTCCTGCCCGGGTTCGTCGCCGCACGAGGCGTGCTCACCGGCTCGGCGAACTTCGACTGGACGTACTTCGGCTACTCCCGCACCGAGGCCGCGAGCATCGACCCGCAGCAGCGGATCTTCCTCGAGTGCGCGTCGGCGGCGATCGACGACGCCGGGATCGACCCGACCCGCTTCCCCGGCTGGATCGGGGTGTACGCGGGCGCGGACGTGGTCGACGCACGGGTGCACAGCGGCCAGGGCGAACTGGCGACCGTGATCGGCAGGGAGAAGGACTTCCTGGCCACCAGGGTCGCGTACAAGCTGGGCCTGCGCGGTCCCGCCGTCACCGTGCAGACCGCGTGCTCGACCTCGCTGACCGCCACCCACATGGCCGCCCGCGCCCTCGCCGGGTACGAGTGCGACGTGGCGCTCGCGGGCGGCGTCGCGGTCATCCCCCGCGACGAGTGGGGCTACCTGTACGAAGAGGGCGGAATCCTCTCCCCCGACGGCCGCTGCCGTCCGTTCGACGAGCACTCCGGCGGCACCGTGCCGAGCGAGGGCGTCGGGGTCGTGGTGCTCAAGCGGCTGTCCGACGCGCTGCGCGACGGCGACCGGATCGTGGCGCTGATCCGCGGCTCGGCGATCAACAACGACGGTTCCGACAAGATGGGCTACACGGCGCCGTCGCTGTCGGGGCAGAGCGAGGTGATCCGCTACGCCCACCACGTCGGCGGCACGGATCCCGCCGACGTCGACTACGTGGAGGCGCACGGCACGGCGACGCGGATCGGCGACCCGATCGAGGTCGCCGCGCTCACCGACGCGTTCGGCGCGGCGAGCGGTGCTGCCGGCTGGTGCGGGCTCGGCGCGATCAAGAGCAACATCGGGCACACCGGCGCGGCGGCCGGAGTGGCGGGGCTGATCAAGACCGCGTTGTCGCTGCACCACCGCCGGTTCGTGCCCACCGCGCACTTCACCCGCCCCAACCCGATGCTGGACCTGGAGAACACGCCGTTCCGGGTGTGCACCGAGGTCGAGCCGTGGCCGGACCGGGGCACACCGCTGGCGGCGGTCAGCTCCTTCGGTGTCGGCGGCACCAACGCGCACGCGGTCCTGGAAGCGGCACCGCGGCGCGCTGAGCGGTCCCGGTCCGGGTACCGGGTGTTCCCGGTGTCCGCCGCGACCCCGTCCGCGCTGCGCCGAACCGGCCACGACCTCGCCGAGCGCGTCACCGAACCCGGCACCGACGTGGCCGCGGCCGCCTGGACACTGGCGAAGCGCAGGCAGCACCGTACCGGCACGCGGTCGTCGCGAGCACGAACGACGAGGCGGGCCGGGCGCTGCACGCCCTCGGCGACTCGGCCGGCGACGGCGCACCCGCCCGGCCCGGCGCTGTCGCCTTCCTCTTCCCGGGGCAGGGCACGCTGCGCGACAACGCCGGTGCGAGCGCGTACCGGCTGCTCCCCGGTTTCCGCGAGCACTTCGACCTGA
- a CDS encoding cytochrome P450, which yields MPDGLSWDDGLESWVVSDRALAGKVLASPDFSSRTSVRLSELYMSEGSRADYHALTEFVRLWFVHTDGDEHTTRRKPVQRMFSPGAVRSLEQQVETIVDECLDELAAQQAPDFVPVVAEGVSGRVMAHIVGIDVGPDVLHTWSRHLSAFLAAMYRRDHAERASEVMREMSACLTGSALWARFPTDTAEDRAATTATLAMILFGGLETTAALLGSCVHTALADAATWKALRHAAEHDETAVTARFVESVLATRPPLRNVARVVTKDMTFAGARLAEGDLVFVPLSVGTTVFTESAETCPIKETGPVTGSDDGQAGPHLAFGLGAHYCVGAPLVRLEAATVLRRLAIRFPDARLAAAPAVWGPNISYVGLDHLPLDLAVGEPAA from the coding sequence ATGCCTGACGGGCTCAGCTGGGACGACGGGCTGGAGAGCTGGGTGGTGTCCGACCGGGCACTCGCCGGGAAGGTGCTCGCCAGCCCGGACTTCTCGTCGCGGACCTCCGTCCGGCTCAGCGAGCTGTACATGAGCGAGGGGTCCCGCGCCGACTACCACGCGCTGACCGAGTTCGTCCGGCTGTGGTTCGTGCACACCGACGGCGACGAGCACACGACGCGACGCAAGCCGGTGCAGCGCATGTTCTCCCCCGGCGCCGTGCGCTCGCTCGAGCAGCAGGTGGAGACGATCGTCGACGAGTGCCTCGACGAGCTGGCGGCCCAGCAGGCCCCGGACTTCGTGCCCGTGGTCGCCGAAGGCGTCTCCGGGAGGGTCATGGCCCACATCGTCGGGATCGACGTCGGGCCGGACGTGCTGCACACCTGGTCGCGCCACCTGTCCGCGTTCCTCGCCGCCATGTACCGGCGCGACCACGCCGAGCGGGCGAGCGAGGTGATGCGGGAGATGTCGGCCTGCCTCACCGGTTCCGCGCTGTGGGCGCGATTCCCGACGGACACCGCCGAGGACCGGGCGGCCACCACCGCCACACTGGCGATGATCCTCTTCGGCGGGCTGGAGACGACCGCGGCCCTGCTCGGTTCGTGCGTGCACACCGCGCTGGCCGACGCGGCGACGTGGAAGGCGCTCAGGCACGCGGCGGAGCACGACGAAACCGCGGTGACGGCCCGGTTCGTGGAGTCTGTGCTCGCCACCCGGCCGCCCCTGCGCAACGTCGCCAGGGTGGTCACGAAGGACATGACGTTCGCGGGCGCCCGGCTCGCCGAGGGCGACCTGGTGTTCGTCCCGCTCTCGGTGGGCACCACGGTGTTCACCGAGTCCGCCGAGACCTGCCCGATCAAGGAGACTGGCCCGGTCACCGGTTCCGACGACGGACAGGCCGGGCCGCACCTCGCGTTCGGGCTCGGCGCCCACTACTGCGTCGGCGCGCCGCTGGTCCGGCTGGAGGCGGCGACCGTGCTGCGGCGGCTCGCGATCCGGTTCCCGGACGCGCGGCTCGCGGCGGCCCCCGCCGTGTGGGGTCCCAACATCTCCTACGTCGGTCTCGACCACCTCCCGCTGGACCTCGCCGTCGGGGAGCCCGCGGCATGA